In Seriola aureovittata isolate HTS-2021-v1 ecotype China chromosome 24, ASM2101889v1, whole genome shotgun sequence, the following proteins share a genomic window:
- the LOC130165581 gene encoding L-threonine 3-dehydrogenase, mitochondrial-like, which translates to MFHPYGFITITGCLKEFQVIFSFFQFTSKRGFMMLVVQLLKGAAKHAGSRPQCSVERLFTAARGISSSSRQSSASGRSQCSACTDTDLPKVLITGGLGQLGVGLAKMLRRRIGKTNVILSDIRKPPNHVYHNGPFIFSDILDYKNLREIVVNNNISWLVHYSAVLSAVGENNVALAKEVNITGLHNILDIATEHGLRVFVPSTIGAFGPSSPRDPTPELCVQRPRTIYGVSKVHAELMGEYYHHRYGLDFRCLRYPGIISADSQPGGGTTDYAVQIFHAAVKTGQFECNLRGDTRLPMMYIDDCLRATLEFLEAPAETLVNRTYNINAMSFTPHDLTQEIQKFLPDLKVTYNVDPVRQAIADGWPMALEDSAARRDWGWKHEYDLPELVQTMVTHITMGNQVAQAY; encoded by the exons ATGTTTCATCCCTATGGTTTCATCACAATCACTGGCTGTTTAAAGGAGTTTCAggtcatcttttcatttttccagtTCACTTCAAAAA gaGGCTTTATGATGCTGGTGGTGCAGTTGCTGAAAGGTGCAGCGAAGCATGCTGGGAGCAGGCCCCAGTGCAGTGTTGAGCGATTGTTCACAGCAGCGCGTGGTATCAGCTCATCTTCGCGACAGTCATCTGCCTCTGGGAGAAGTCAGTGTTCAGCCTGCACTGATACTGACCTCCCTAAAGTCCTCATCACGG GAGGACTTGGACAGCTGGGGGTGGGGCTTGCCAAGATGCTGAG GAGACGCATTGGAAAAACCAACGTGATCCTGTCTGACATCCGGAAACCTCCCAACCATGTCTACCATAACG GTCCGTTCATCTTCTCAGACATCCTGGACTATAAGAACCTCAGGGAGATTGtggtcaacaacaacatcagctgGCTGGTTCATTACTCAGCTGTGCTGTCTGCTGTGGGAGAGAACAACGTCGCTCTGGCCAAAGAGGTCAACatcacag gTCTCCATAACATATTAGACATTGCAACCGAACATGGTCTGCGTGTGTTTGTCCCCAGCACTATCGGTGCCTTTGGTCCATCCTCACCCAGGGACCCCACCCCTgagctgtgtgtgcagagacCGCGCACCATCTACGGTGTGTCCAAGGTTCACGCAGAGCTGATGGGTGAG taCTACCACCACAGGTATGGGCTGGATTTCCGCTGTCTCAGGTATCCAGGCATCATTTCAGCTGACTCCCAGCCTGGAGGAGGAACCACAG ACTATGCAGTGCAGATCTTCCATGCAGCTGTGAAGACCGGTCAATTCGAGTGTAACCTGCGCGGTGACACGCGGCTTCCAATGATGTACATAG ATGACTGTCTCAGGGCTACTCTAGAGTTCCTGGAGGCTCCAGCTGAGACACTCGTCAACCGCACCTACAACATCAACGCCATGAGCTTCACACCACACGACCTCACCCAGGAAATACAGAAATTCCTGCCTGACCTCAAGGTCACCTACAATGTGGATCCTGTCCGACAAGCTATAG cgGACGGCTGGCCAATGGCATTAGAGGACAGCGCAGCGAGGCGGGACTGGGGCTGGAAGCACGAGTACGACCTCCCAGAGCTGGTGCAGACCATGGTCACTCACATCACTATGGGCAACCAGGTGGCACAAGCCTACTGA